The following are from one region of the Biomphalaria glabrata chromosome 4, xgBioGlab47.1, whole genome shotgun sequence genome:
- the LOC129925722 gene encoding uncharacterized protein LOC129925722 has product MATTSGYDLEEFRKKLIHEAKTELELRGKELTAYVQQMVAAEAERLEREKARGREKEKEEAERLEREKARGREKEKEEADRIEREKVREAERIEREKKEEADRKVRIQVEQMRIEAGVSVPTEGNSNNSANIESHSSAAWMKKKIQPFAEDKDDIGDYLKRFEIKLAKFNVQEKEWSEILLDFVHGKALTICQNHDHSMQNSYQVLKKELLNAYGHNAETFRKEYYENTPSSQVDPQTTINSEKDFFTKWLGFENVENTYEGLKNFILIDNFINKCDPQLQSFVKERNPKVIEDLVEIIRIFKNAYPNNPLSVSDHKKVIDLVNYVKRNDVSDRDYGRRNDRSRERGNNGRDRYDGIKDRSWENENNGRESYDRRIDRSKADDRNFRDVTCFNCQEKGHMAYQCKKHRGNGAGNRNAQGNSGTSDRRGNQENRRQERDNRPPDRVNFVRSIQDRDRDSGHSEPDEEINYVDCGEDRFKLYPGMINNKQVNVIRDTASSTLAVRGGLVKSKDYLGYTKSVRLADGAVKRFEACKVFLRPPLYTGYCEGVAMPRLSRDVLLGNVAGVSAASDKQVRSWKSRYGNMRRNKPRNDRICFNCHKHGHIAKDCWSRAEQSEQKIASSDRRRRSVSDSDDRRDDCGSGNRKSYRGRRPQAGYSGVRRDVNSSWSEQMYESGR; this is encoded by the exons ATGGCAACTACTTCAGGCTACGACCTGgaagaatttagaaaaaaactaattcatGAAGCTAAGACAGAACTAGAACTGCGCGGCAAAGAACTAACTGCCTATGTACAGCAGATGGTGGCGGCAGAAGCAGAAcgcttggagagagagaaagctagaggcagagaaaaagaaaaagaagaagcagaacgcttggagagagagaaagctagaggcagagaaaaagaaaaagaagaagcagatcgcATAGagcgggaaaag gttagagaggcggaacgcatcgagagggagaaaaaagaagaggcggacagaaAAGTGAGAATTCAAGTAGAACAGATGAGGATAGAGGCTGGTGTAAGTGTGCCCACCGAAGGAAACAGCAACAATAGTGCCAACATAGAAAGCCATAGTAGCGCCGCATGgatgaagaagaaaatccaaccttTTGCGGAAGACAAGGACGACATCGGCGACTATCTGAAAcgctttgaaattaaacttgCAAAGTTTAATGTTCAGGAGAAGGAGTGGTCCGAAATCTTGTTGGACTTCGTACATGGGAAAGCCCTCACGATTTGCCAAAACCATGACCACTCCATGCAAAACAGCTATCAGGTGCTAAAGAAGGAACTGCTAAACGCATACGGGCACAACGCGGAAACATTCCGAAAGGAGTATTATGAAAACACTCCATCCAGCCAAGTTGATCCCCAAACAACTATCAACTCAGAGAAAGACTTCTTCACTAAATGGCTCGGATTCGAGAATGTGGAGAACACCTACGAAGGGTTGAAGAACTTTATCTTGATTGATAACTTTATCAATAAGTGCGACCCTCAGTTACAGTcctttgtaaaagaaagaaaccctaAGGTAATTGAAGACTTGGTAGAAATTATTAGGATCTTTAAGAATGCTTACCCAAACAACCCACTTTCAGTTAGCGaccacaaaaaagttattgacctGGTAAATTATGTAAAGAGAAATGATGTTAGTGATAGGGATTATGGCAGGAGAAATGATAGGTCCAGGGAACGTGGGAACAATGGTCGGGATAGGTATGACGGCATAAAGGATAGATCctgggaaaatgaaaacaatggcagggaaagttatgataggagaatagatagatctaaagcGGATGATAGAAACTTTAGGGACGTTACATGTTTTAACTGTCAGGAAAAGGGACACATGGCATACCAGTGTAAGAAACATAGAGGGAATGGAGCTGGCAATAGAAATGCACAGGGTAATAGTGGCACTAGTGATAGGAGAGGTAATCAAGAAAACCGTAGACAAGAGAGGGATAATCGGCCACCAGATAGGGTTAATTTTGTAAGGAGCATTCAAGACAGGGATCGGGATAGTGGACATAGTGAAccagatgaagaaattaattacgttgattgtggggaagatagatttaaattatatccaggcatgataaataataaacaggtaaATGTGATCCGGGACACAGCTAGCAGTACACTCGCAGTTCGAGGGGGATTAGTGAAATCTAAGGATTATTTAGGCTATACCAAATCAGTCAGGTTGGCAGACGGCGCAGTTAAGAGATTCGAAgcgtgcaaagtgttccttcgaCCTCCATTATACACAGGGTATTGcgaaggggtagccatgccgaGGTTATCTAGAGATGTTTTACTTGGAAATGTAGCAGGTGTCAGCGCCGCTTCTGACAAACAGGTTAGAAGTTGGAAAAGCAGGTATGGCAACATGAGGCGAAATAAACCTAGAAATGACAGAATTTGTTTTAACTGCCATAAACATGGGCACATCGCTAAAGACTGTTGGAGTAGGGCAGAACAGTCTGAGCAGAAGATTGCGAGTTCGGATAGGAGGCGCAGGTCTGTATCCGATAGTGATGATAGAAGAGATGACTGTGGTAGCGGTAATCGCAAGTCATATAGAGGTAGAAGGCCACAAGCGGGCTATAGTGGTGTAAGAAGAGATGTTAACTCCAGTTGGAGCGAACAAATGTATGAGTCGGGTAGATAG